One Scomber scombrus chromosome 4, fScoSco1.1, whole genome shotgun sequence genomic region harbors:
- the LOC133979071 gene encoding uncharacterized protein LOC133979071 isoform X2 — MMDNPTANTSHIPCQSWADQNGWPTASTQGPVLNPLFSPQHLSLGSAFDQRPPYDHLQASNQSCMSDLSTLSSRSNTHHTAQYTSSHISSNLSSTSLFANTTIPSVSQIISCDQQNPHSSSMLPATNQGKNIPPPSLPRTNQRSQTCRPQHLPLVSPHDPYKTSFQPPLTNQGLQDIPIGLPSCGHDLNQGSQRTSQPTFGGVHVDAGVAGYTHSHASSTSQEQPQWTPSSHCRGAENKPVPDAADHPNKESSQKGNITPLASNEWSRSEVLHQRSLLLNQVAQLDKLLESLPPDDRSGGQSQHTAIQSLPLMDDSSQCEQTETSDQQQVQMSAAKSKKTDNASAESDDSDPDYSPNNDGDLSDADNGFSDESSDSSPPTTQKEETPHLKSLPGKRRDESDKSVSPQKRKCITDQEKSSTVELPTSNSEVQCVYDKRNYCPFCSKPTLKMARHLERIHSDKVEVAAAFQYPKSSRERRKIWNRLKNQGNFVHNKNVLKAGKGQFIVPRTAKHSKTTIKGIHDRLHCLYCRGLYLKKTLYRHLRVCPEKVKNDNESQIGRNRIASRCVLETIGDLGVSDGFRELLSQMTYNDVTQAVMDDKIILQFGEQMFDQQGSNAKRHDYIRQNLRQIARLVLEAQKITPLKKVEDFFLPSSFPHVVSAVNVLAGYDPEKKTYSTPSLAIKLGYHLQKCCSIVERNAMQSGDTRLVESAQNFLSVYQKKWNTLVSSGALSTLRETKLTTEKKVPFSQDVKRLNFHMENVHLLAEKKLTECPSAENYAALAKVVLTRTIIFNRRRIQEVSEVPLTAFMSRKKSNLPGNFDISVSKLERTMCEFFTRIDILGRCGKMVPVLLKPSFVSALELLVSVREKCGVPSENLFLFGRPRSLTAYNGSECIQKSVKMCGAKNHKALTLAKIQKHYATMLQMINLDENEADEILGQNNHARTRQNSGMQMDDVQMDSEERPQPASGHQAASWDQSELSGSSYAQADFNHEQAHGATAGTSMTVPPKSGNSGKKGSHNQCKHKWEYAEISAVERHMMRFIQGHKVPQKNDCIQCLEAEPKALRTRSWKGVKDYVRNRITALKRQSRTSQA; from the exons ATGATGGACAACCCGACAGCAAATACAAGCCACATACCTTGTCAGTCATGGGCGGACCAGAATGGCTGGCCCACAGCTTCAACCCAAGGGCCAGTCCTCAACCCTCTGTTCAGCCCTCAGCATCTCAGCCTGGGCTCGGCTTTTGACCAGAGACCCCCCTATGACCACCTGCAGGCATCTAACCAGAGCTGCATGAGCGACCTCAGCACCTTATCATCCAGAAGCAACACTCATCACACTGCCCAGTACACATCCTCTCACATCAGTAGCAATTTGTCGTCCACTTCACTATTTGCCAACACCACCATACCAAGTGTATCTCAGATTATATCTTGTGATCAGCAAAATCCTCACAGTTCATCAATGCTACCTGCTACTAACCAAGGAAAAAATATCCCCCCACCTTCTCTTCCACGAACAAACCAAAGATCTCAGACTTGTAGGCCCCAACATCTACCGCTCGTCTCACCCCACGACCCTTATAAAACCTCTTTTCAACCTCCATTAACCAATCAGGGGCTTCAAGATATACCCATTGGCCTACCGTCATGTGGACACGATTTAAACCAAGGATCACAGAGGACATCTCAACCTACTTTTGGAGGAGTACATGTGGATGCTGGTGTTGCAGGATACACTCACAGCCATGCCTCATCTACTTCACAGGAGCAACCTCAGTGGACACCTTCATCACACTGCAGGG GAGCTGAAAACAAGCCTGTCCCTGATGCAGCTGATCATCCTAACAAAGAATCATCACAAAAGGGGAACATTACTCCACTG gcCAGCAATGAGTGGAGTCGTTCAGAAGTTTTACATCAGCGTTCACTACTACTCAACCAAGTGGCACAGTTGGATAAACTT CTGGAATCATTACCTCCAGATGACAGGAGTGGTGGGCAGTCTCAACACACAGCTATTCAG TCTCTTCCATTAATGGATGATTCATCTCAGTGTGAACAAACAGAGACCAGTGATCAACAGCAAGTTCAGATGTCAGCAGCAAAGTCAAAG AAAACAGATAATGCCTCAGCGGAGTCTGATGACAGTGATCCCGATTATTCACCTAACAATGATGGTGACCTATCAGATGCAGACAATGGCTTTTCAGATGAATCCAGTGATAGCAGTCCCCCAACCacacagaaagaagaaacaCCTCACCTGAAGTCTCTTCCAggaaaaaggagggatgaaTCAGACAAAAGTGTCAGTCCTCAAAAAAGGAAATGCATAACTGATCAGGAGAAGTCCTCAACTGTGGAGTTGCCAACTTCAAATTCAGAAGTGCAATGTGTTTACGATAAGAGGAATTATTGTCCATTTTGCTCTAAGCCAACGCTCAAAATGGCAAGACATCTTGAGAGAATCCACAGTGACAAAGTAGAAGTTGCAGCTGCATTTCAGTATCCCAAAAGTTCCAGAGAAAGGCGAAAGATATGGAATAGATTAAAGAATCAAGGAAACTTTgttcataataaaaatgttttgaaagcaGGGAAGGGACAGTTTATTGTCCCAAGAACAGCAAAGCACAGCAAAACTACAATAAAAGGAATCCATGACCGTCTTCACTGCCTTTACTGCCGTGgtctttatttaaagaaaacttTATATAGACACCTGAGGGTGTGCCCAGAGAAAGTGAAGAATGACAATGAATCACAGATTGGAAGAAACCGTATTGCATCACGCTGTGTTCTTGAAACTATCGGAGATCTTGGTGTAAGTGATGGTTTCAGAGAACTTCTGTCGCAGATGACATATAATGACGTGACACAAGCTGTCATGGATGACAAGATTATCTTGCAGTTTGGTGAACAAATGTTTGATCAGCAAGGATCAAATGCGAAGAGGCATGATTACATAAGACAAAACCTTCGTCAGATAGCAAGACTTGTACTGGAAGCTCAAAAAATAACCCCCCTGAAGAAGGTGGAGGACTTCTTTCTCCCCTCAAGCTTCCCACATGTTGTGTCAGCAGTCAACGTCTTGGCAGGTTACGAtccagaaaagaaaacatacagtactcCGTCACTTGCCATCAAGCTTGGCTACCACCTACAGAAGTGTTGTAGTATTGTTGAGAGGAATGCGATGCAGAGTGGAGACACAAGACTGGTAGAATCTGCACAAAACTTCCTCTCAGTATACCAGAAGAAATGGAATACACTAGTTTCTTCAGGAGCATTATCGACACTCAGGGAAACAAAACTGACTACAGAAAAGAAGGTTCCGTTTTCTCAAGATGTGAAGCGCCTGAATTTCCACATGGAGAACGTTCATCTTCTTGCTGAGAAAAAACTCACAGAGTGCCCCTCTGCAGAAAACTACGCTGCTCTGGCCAAGGTAGTACTCACTCGAACAATAATTTTCAACAGGAGACGGATCCAGGAGGTATCAGAGGTGCCACTAACTGCTTTTATGTCAAGGAAAAAGTCAAACCTGCCTGGTAACTTTGACATATCTGTCTCTAAATTGGAAAGAACCATGTGTGAGTTCTTCACTAGAATTGACATACTAGGGAGGTGCGGGAAAATGGTCCCTGTTCTGTTAAAACCTTCATTCGTGTCAGCATTGGAGCTTCTAGTGAGTGTTCGTGAAAAATGTGGAGTCCCCAGTGAGAATCTCTTCCTATTTGGCCGACCCAGGTCACTGACTGCCTACAACGGCTCTGAATGCATCCAAAAATCCGTCAAAATGTGCGGAGCTAAAAACCATAAAGCACTGACATTGGCGAAAATTCAGAAGCATTACGCTACAATGCTGCAGATGATCAATCTGGACGAGAATGAAGCCGACGAAATATTAGGCCAGAATAATCACGCCCGAACACGACAGAACAGTGGCATGCAGATGGATGATGTTCAAATGGACTCCGAAG AGAGACCACAACCTGCAAGTGGACATCAAGCTGCATCATGGGATCAGAGTGAACTCTCTGGTTCATCCTACGCTCAAGCAGATTTTAATCATGAACAAGCACATGGAGCAACCGCAGGCACCAGCATGACTGTACCACCAAAATCTGGCAACTCAGGCAAAAAAG GTTCTCATAATCAGTGCAAACACAAATGGGAGTACGCAGAGATCAGTGCCGTAGAAAGACACATGATGCGTTTCATTCAAGGACACAAGGTACCTCAGAAAAATGACTGCATTCAGTGTCTTGAGGCTGAGCCAAAAGCACTGAGGACCCGTTCCTGGAAAGGTGTAAAGGACTACGTTCGAAACAGGATCACCGCTCTAAAAAGACAAAGTAGAACCTCCCAAGCTTAA
- the LOC133979077 gene encoding complement C1q-like protein 2, translating into MRRAAAFLVLLLCLYWTRAQGESGGVTGNDITQTEVQSEILGVKATSDQTNITPDIWAELKELRDMAIKHSVELWKLEQENTVLETRMNASENEVEELKRQNADRPKVAFSLGLTDDGRIGPFNTDITLKFSKVFTNFGQAYSPTTGLFTAPVRGVYYFSFTMVDTRYNVWSYVYLYHNNKRVSWNENYNVEYGRNIFSNSLVLQLEKGDVVYMVLPASSSVFDDTYNRTTFNGFLLFPL; encoded by the exons ATGAGGCGTGCTGCAGCTTTTCTGGTGTTGCTGCTCTGTCTGTACTGGACGAGGGCTCAGGGTGAGAGTGGAGGGGTGACAGGGAATGATATCACTCAGACGGAGGTTCAGTCTGAGATCCTGGGTGTCAAAGCAACCAGTGATCAGACCAACATCACCCCTGACATCTGGGCTGAGCTGAAGGAGCTGAGAGACATGGCCATCAAACACAGTGTGGAGCTGTGGAAGCTGGAGCAGGAGAATACAG tgttggaGACCAGAATGAACGCCAGTGAAAACGAGGTGGAGGAGCTCAAGAGACAGAATGCAG accgACCAAAGGTGGCGTTCTCACTTGGTCTCACTGATGATGGACGTATTGGACCCTTCAATACTGACATCACACTTAAGTTCAGTAAAGTCTTCACCAACTTTGGTCAGGCCTACAGTCCAACTACAG GTCTCTTCACAGCCCCAGTCAGAGGAGTCTACTACTTCTCATTCACTATGGTGGATACCCGTTATAACGTATGGAGTTATGTTTATCTCTATCACAATAACAAGAGAGTATCATGGAATGAGAATTACAATGTTGAATATGGCCGGAACATATTTTCTAATTCACTGGTTCTTCAGCTGGAAAAGGGGGATGTGGTCTACATGGTTTTACCTGCCAGCAGTAGTGTATTCGATGATACCTATAATCGTACTACATTTAACGGATTTCTGCTTTTTCCACTGTGA